A region of the Muricauda sp. MAR_2010_75 genome:
AGCTTTGATCAATCCTAAATTCCCCTCATTGATCAAATCGGGGAGGGTCAATCCTTGGTTTTGGTACTGCTTTGCAACAGAAACCACGAATCTGAGGTTGGCTTTGGTTAATTTTTCCAAGGCTACTTGGTCTCCCGCTTTAATACGCTGGGCCAATTCCACTTCCTCATCGGCGGTGATCAAATCCACCTTACCAATTTCCTGCAAGTACTTGTCCAACGATGCGGTTTCCCTGTTGGTAACCTGTTTTGTAATCTTTAACTGTCTCATCTAATTTTCCCTTCAAATTAAGTTTTTGAACCGAAGCTCATTAGTTTATACGTTGAAAAAACCAAAATGTTACAATTTGATAAAATTAATTTGTAAATAATTTCCTTAAAAACAGAAAACCCCGGGATTCCCCGGGGTTCTTAGCATATAAACTTGAAAGACAGTTAATCCCTTCTGGGTTTTCTATCCCTGTCTCTATTTCCACCTCTACGGTCACCACCGCCTCTGCGATCACCACCTCGGTCATTGCTTCGAGATCGTTCTTGGTATCCTTCGGGTTTTGGCAACAAGGCTTTTCTGGAAACCTTTTCCTTGCGGGTCTTGGGGTCTATACCGAAGTATTTCACATCGATGACATCGCCCATGTTAACCACATCGGTAACGTTTTCAGTACGTTCCCAAGCCAATTCAGAAACGTGCAATAGCACTTCGTTTCCAGGAGCATCAACGTATTCCACAACAGCACCAAAATCCAATATTTTGATAACTTTTACTTCGTAAACACTACCTACTTCAGGCTTGAACATTAAGGAATCAATTTTGGCCAATACCGCATTGATACCATCCTGATCTGTACCCAAAATCTCCACAATACCTTCTTCAGTATCCGGGTCTTCATTGATGACAATGGTTGTTTTGGTTGTTTTTTGAAGCTCTTGAATAACCTCTCCACCTTTACCAATAAGTGCTCCAATATATTCTCCAGGAATGATTTTGGTAACAATTTTTGGTGCGTAGGATTTCACCTCAGGTCTTGGTTCAGCGATAGTGTCGGTCAATTCTTTTAGGATATGCATCCTACCCTCATTGGCCTGCATCAAGGCTTTTACCAAGATCTCATAGGAAAGACCTTTTACTTTAATGTCCATTTGGCAAGCGGTGATACCATCTGCGGTACCCGTTACCTTAAAATCCATGTCACCCAAGTGATCTTCATCACCCAAAATATCCGAAAGAACGGCATATTTGCCGGTTTCGGTATCGGTGATCAATCCCATGGCAATACCAGATACTGGTTTTTTCAATTGAACCCCGGCATCCATCAACGCCATGGTTCCGGAACAAACGGTGGCCATGGAAGAGGAACCGTTGGATTCCAATACTTCGGAAACCACACGAACGGTATATGGACAATCCTCTGGAATCATGCCCTTAAGTGCACGTTGGGCCAAGTTTCCGTGACCCACTTCCCTACGGGAGGTACCACGAATAGGTCTTGCTTCCCCAGTTGAAAAAGGAGGGAAGTTGTAGTGCAAATAGAAGGTTTCTTCACCTTCAAACGACGGCATATCAATTTGATTGGCTTCACGGGAAGTACCTAAAGTTACCGTTGCCAATGCTTGTGTTTCCCCTCTGGTGAAGATGGCCGATCCATGTACGGATGGCAAATAATCCACTTCACACCAAATAGGGCGAATTTCATTGGTTTTCCTACCATCCAATCGAAGACCTTCCTCTAAAGTAAGGTTACGAACGGCCTCTTTTTCGGCTTTGTGATAGTACTTGGAAACCAATCCACCGATTTCCTCCAGCTCTTCTTCAGAAAAACTTTCCTTGATTTCTTCCTTGATGGCAGCAAAAGCTTCGCTGCGCTCTTTTTTGGAAGAACCGGCCTTGGCCACTTCGTAGACCTTATCATAGGCCATATCGTGGATTTTCTTCTGAAGATCTTCGTCCTCAGTTTCTAGCTCGTACTCTCTGGTTTCTTTCTTGCCAAAGGCTTCGGCCAATTTCACCTGTGCGGCACATTGTACTTTAATGGCCTCATGGGCGAACTTGATGGCTTCAACCATTTCCTCCTCGGAAATTTCACTCATTTCACCTTCAACCATCATTACTGAATCGGCAGAAGCACCGATTACCATATCAATATCCGATTCTTCCAGTTGGGCACGGGTTGGGTTGATGATCAACTGACCGTCAACTCGACCTACACGAACCTCAGATATGGGACATTCAAAAGGAAGGTCGGACAATTGAATGGCAGCCGAAGCAGCCAATCCGGCCATTGCATCGGGCATTACTTCGTCGTCGTGCGACATCAATTGAATCATCACCTGAGTTTCAGCATGATAATCTTTTGGGAATAATGGGCGCAATACCCTGTCCACCAAACGCATGGTCAAGACCTCGCCATCGCTGGGTCTGGCCTCACGTTTAAAGAATCCGCCGGGATAACGCCCAGCAGCGGCAAATTTTTCACGATAATCCACGGTAAGTGGCAAAAAGTCCACATCCGAAGCTTGATAATTGGAGACAACGGTACATAATAACATACACTTGCCTGATTGGACAACCACAGAACCATGGGCCTGTTTTGCCAATTTTCCGGTTTCGATAGAGATTTCCCTACCGTCACCGAGGTCAATGACCTCTTTAAAAGTTTTTGGAATCATACAAATAATCTTACCCGCGTAAAATATGCGGGTTGTTAAACATTTGGTCTACCGCCATCCGGGCGGTCGGGTTGTGTTGTTGTTGTGTGTGCCTTTCGGCACTGACCAATGAAAAACTATATGAAGCTTTTTGTGTTTGCCCAATTTGCAGCTTGGGACTTAGTGGTGTTGGAGCTCGTCCAACCAAAACAAAAGGGAAGCCAAAGCCTCCCCTTTATTTTTATTTTCTAATATTCAATTCCTTGATCAAGGAACGATATTTTTCAATGTCTTTTTTCTTTAGGTAATCCAAAAGACTACGTCTTTTACCTACCAAAGCCACCAAAGAACGTTCAGTGTTGTAATCCTTGTGGTTCCTTTTAAGGTGTTCTGTTAAGTGGTTGATACGGTGTGTGAACAATGCAATTTGACCTTCCGTAGAACCGGTGTTGCTCTCAGAGCCGCCGTGTTTTTTGAAAATCTCGGCTTTTACTTCTTTCGTTAAATACATTCCAATATTTATTTAAATGATTTTTATGTATTGATTGACCTTCAATCAGCGCGCAAAGATAGGTCTTTTTTTGAATTGAAAAGAGCAATGAACCAAACTTTTGAGGCCGGTATATTGTATTTGCACATTTTATAAAACAAAAAAGCCCCAGTTATTGGGGCTCTTATTAGTTTCTTATGGGTTGATTGGTAATCAAATCGATATAGAGATTGACTTTCTTTTTCAAATCCCTTCGGTGAACGATAAAATCCAAGAACCCGTGCTCTTTCAAAAATTCAGAGGTCTGGAAACCTTCTGGAAGGTCTTTTCCAACGGTATCTTTTACAATTCTGGGTCCGGCAAAACCGATCAGTGCTCCTGGTTCAGCAATGTTGATGTCCCCCAGCATGGCATAGGAGGCAGTTGTTCCCCCGGTTGTTGGATCGGTACACAATGAAATGTATGGAATTTTGGCCTCTGCCAATTGCGCCAATTTTGCTGATGTCTTTGCCAATTGCATTAGGGAAAGTGCAGCTTCCATCATTCGGGCACCTCCTGACTTTGAAATCATCAAGAATGGGATTTTTTTCTTTTTGGCCACATCAATGGCCCTAGAAATCTTTTCACCCACAACACTTCCCATGGAACCACCAATAAAATTAAAGTCCATACAGGCAATAACAATGTCCTTGCCCATGGATTTTCCCACGGCGGTGCGGACAGCATCCTTTAATCCCGTTTTTTGTTGCACGGTCTTTAAGCGTTCCGAGTATTTTTTGGTGTCCACAAATTTCAAGGGATCCTTGGAAGTCATGTTTTCATCCAATTCCTTGAACTTATTGTCATCAAATAGAATTTCAAAGTACTCCTTGCTCCCTATTCTAACATGGTAATCATCCTCGGGACTTACATAGAAATTTTTGGCAAGGTCTTCAGATTCAACAATTTTTCCAGTGGGGGATTTATACCATAACCCCTTGGGGGTATCTTTTTTTTCCTCCGTGGCGGTCTGTATTCCTTTTTCCTTTCTTTTAAACCAAGACGACATGCAATCAAAATTAAATTAAACGAAGGTTTACAAGGTATTGACGTTATTCAAATCTTCAAAGGCCTTTTTTAGGCGTGCCACAAAAGTTTTTTCACCTTCTCTGAGCCAAACCCTTGGGTCGTAGAATTTTTTGTTGGGCTGATCATCTCCATCAGGGTTTCCTATTTGGGCCTGAAGGTAATCCGCTTTTCCTTGGATGTAATCACGAACACCTTCCAAGAATGCATATTGCAAATCGGTATCGATATTCATTTTAATGACACCGTATCCGATGGCTTCCCTGATTTCCTCCAAAGTGGAACCCGAACCGCCGTGGAACACAAAATCGATATGATTGTACCCCACACCGTATTTTTCGGATACGAATTCTTGGGAATTCTTCAAGATTTTTGGCGTCAATTTTACGTTTCCTGGCTTATACACACCGTGTACGTTTCCAAAAGCAGCGGCCACGGTAAATCTGTGACTGATTTTGGAAAGTTCTTCGTAGGCATAGGCCACTTCTTCGGGCTGGGTGTACAGTTTTGAATCGTCAATATCGGTATTGTCCACACCGTCTTCTTCACCACCGGTGACACCCAATTCAATTTCCAAGGTCATACCCATTTTGCTCATACGCTCCAAGTATCCTTTGCAGATTTCAATGTTCTCCTCAATGGGTTCTTCAGACAAATCGATCATGTGTGAACTGAACAACGGTTTTCCAGTAGCTTTAAAATGTGCTTCACTGGCATCCAAAAGCCCATCAATCCAAGGCAATAGTTTTTTGGCACAGTGATCGGTATGCAAAATCACGGTGGCTCCATAAGCTTCAGCCAATTGGTGCACATGCTTGGCACCTGCCACGGCTCCCAAAATGGCAGCTTTTTGGTTTTCGTTGGAAAGTCCCTTTCCTGCATTGAACTGTGCTCCTCCGTTTGAAAATTGAATGATAACAGGGGAATTCAATGAAGCAGCGGTCTCCATTACGGCATTTGTGGTATTGGACCCAACCACGTTTACGGCTGGAAGGGCATATCCGTTTTCCTTGGCATGTTTAAAAATCGCTTGAACTTCATCGCCCGTAGCAACGCCTGGCTTAATATTGTGGGACATAGTTTAAGATGGTTTTCGAGTTAAATTAGGCCACAAAAGTAATAAAATAATTCCTCTAGAAAGGATAATTGATCCCGATATTGAAGACAGCTTTCCTGAGGTTGTAATCACTGAACCAACGATCCGAACCTTCTTCAGCGGGATTGTAGGTCTTAAACCCAACATCCAGCCTAAAGACAAAATAGGTAAAATCGTAGCGCAGTCCCAAACCAGAGCCCAGTGCCAAATCCCCAAGGGATGAAAAGTCAGTAAAAATGGCATCGGGATTCTTTTCACTGTCGAAAACGTTCCAAATATTGCCTGCATCGGCAAAAAGGGCTCCTTTTACATCACCGGCTATGGGGAAACGATACTCCACATTAAAGGCGAGCTTAAGATTGGCCTCGTTAAAGTCGTTGATGTTGTTGGTTTTTCCTGGTCCCAATTCGTAGGCATTCCAAGCTCTGTTGTCGTTGGAACCCCCTGCAAAGTAACTTCGCACAAAGGGGATGTTATTGGAGTTTCCGTAGGGAACGGCCATGCCCAAGAAGCTCCTGAAGGCTATTACTTGGGAATCGCCCACTTGCCAATGTCTTATATAATCAAGTTCGGTTTTTACATATTGGGAAAAAGGAACACCAAAAACCAGGAGTTGTCCATCATCATTTTCATTATAAGGAATGGCATTGGCGATCAAGGAAAGCATATTTCCAGCGCTTTCCAATTTTATTCGGTACTGGTAAAAATCCAAATCATTGATGTCTGACTTGCTGTTTTTGGTATGGGTAAAGTTTGTGGCAAAGATGAGATTGTTCTCGGTAAGGCGCCTTCTGCGCTCCTCGATGCTGTTTACCTCATCAAGTTGATCTTCGGATACGGGAATTTCATTGCCTAGAACGGCCTGTACAAAGCCATTGGCACCTTCAGGAATAATCAAGCGAAGCGGATCGGTTTCATTGTCTGAATATTCAAAATAGGAAGCATATTCGGGATTGTCCTGAAAATCGTCCGCAAGGTCATCCAAATTGGAAAAAGTGTTTCGGTATACATTATAGAAATTGTCCGGGTTTACATTCCGTACAAACTCCACGTTCAATAGTTCCAAGTTGTTTCTTAACCTAGTGGTGGGCGACCAGTTATAGGAAAGGATGGAATTCAAGGATTGTTTGTCCAAACCAATGTTCCGTTGAAAGTTGGTACCCGCCAACAGCCTACTTTGGGGCAGCATGTAATAGGGGATGATCTTTTCTGTGTTGAAGGGAAACCAAATTCTGGGAAAGGTGATGTTTACATCACCACCTAGTTCTGAAGTAAATGTTTCATTGGATAGGGATGCATCACTCAATAAGCCAATGGATCCCCTGGCAGAAATGTTCAAAGTTTCTGCCCCTCCAAAGACGTTTCTAGTAATGACCGAGGTGCTGAACGCCGTCCCCACCTGCTGAATGTTGGAGTGGGTCACATCAAAATTCATGTTTAATGAAAACTTGGGCCTAGGAGCCAGATAGATATTTGAGATCAATTGGGCTTGGGTCGTATCCGGGATAAACTCAATGTTGGGATACTTAAAAGTGTTCAGGTTGGTAATCTGCCGGTAGGTTCGAATCCTGTCCAAATCTCTGTAGATACTATCTTTTTCAAAGAAGATGGCATCTGTTAAGGCCTTGGGTCTATATCTAAGTTTTTCCTTATAGTAAATGGTGTAGTTTTCGTATTCCACAGAATTTAAGGAGTCCACTTCATCCCCAAACAAATAGTCAGAATAGATGTTGATTTTTTTAAGGCGGTGGATGCGGTAAGGATCGGTAGTGTCCGTACTATCTGCGGAGCTCCTAAACTTTCTTATGTTGAGCTGTACATCCATCAACTGGTCATCCGATACCAGTGTAGTATCCCTTAAAATGTCATAGTTGATTGAACTTTCCTGAAAGTTGTATACTCCTGAGTTTCGGAACAAGTTTGTCAGTCGTTCACGTTCCAGGGTAAAGTTGTCCAAATCAAATTGTTCTCCTTTTTTTACAAAAGAACTCCTTGAAGAAATAGTGTAAATGGAATCCAGTTCGGGAGAGCTTATGTTTTTTTGAACAGTGTCTATGATAAAGGGTTTCCCCAAAGTCACTTCATAGTCCAATTCGGCTCTTTTCTTTCTTTTTCCATCCACAATGGTATATGAAGCCGAGTTGTTAAAATAGCCCTTGCTATTGTAATAGGCCTCTAATCTATTTACGGATTTATTGGTTAGGGAGGTGTCTATGACCACGGGAGGTTCCCCGATTCGTTTCAAAAACTCACTATATCCCTTTACCATAAAGGACTCTTGCAACCTATTGACCTGTTTCTTGGAAAGCAGGTTATTGAGTCTTTTTTCGCGTTTTTCCTTTCGGTACAGCCAATTCTGAAAAGAAGAATCTGGATTTTCCTTGGCCAGGTTGTACAGGTTCAGTCGAAGGGGGTATCCTAGAACGCTACTATTGGGTTTTTGCGAAATAAGACCTTTGATCTCACTGTCCGTAACCTTTTCACCATCTACCCGAATGTTGTTTTTGGTGAGCAATAACTCATCCTCACCAACCTTTTTAAGGGTGTTGCAACCAGCAGTGGTCAATATAAGCAACAATAATCCTATTTTTGCCCAGTTGCACAATAGACGTAAAGAACCCTTCATAGACGCCAAAAATACACGATTTAGATGGTTACGAAAAACCAAATTAAGCTAGTTGTAAGCCTAAAGCAAAAAAAGTACCGATCTCAACATGGCCTGTTTGTGGTGGAAGGCGAAAAAACGGTAAATGAGCTATTGCAATGGGGGTTGAAACCTTTTAAATTGTTTGTTGATGATTCGCTGAATGCGGAAGGTTTTAAAGGATACGAGCTGGTTTCCAAAACCCTATTGAAACAAATGAGCAGTTTAACCAATCCCAGTGGGGTGTTGGGGGTTTTCTTTATGCCCGAGGCCAAAAAAAATGAAGATTCCGATTGGATGGTGGCCTTGGATGCGGTACGAGACCCGGGAAATTTGGGAACCATAATCCGATTGTGCGATTGGTTTGGGGTAAAACAATTGATTTGTTCCGAAGATACAGTGGACTGCTATAATCCAAAAGTGCTTCAGGCCACTATGGGGTCCATTGCCAGGGTAAACATAATTTATACAAACCTTGAAGCGTATTTAAAAAATACAACAGTATCGGTTTACGGTGCTTTTATGGATGGGGAACCTGTATATGACCAAAAACTTCCTTCAAACGGAATTTTAGTGATGGGCAATGAGGCCAACGGGATTTCCAAAGAGGTCAGTGCGTTGATTACGGAGCGTATTTCAATTCCACAATTTGGAGAAATTACCACGGAAAGCCTTAACGTGGCCACGGCCACGGCCATTCTTCTGAATGAGGTTAGAAGATAGTTTATTTTGGACTTTGGCTCATTTTTATCTTCCAGTATGGTTCCGTTTAATTCATTTTAGTCTATTCCGTGCTTGGCCACTTCCATGCCAATCTGATAATCAGAAACAGTAAAATCAATTCCAATAACTCATAAAACCGCCAATAAAACCACAAGTCTTGCTCGCCTATGAACTGTGTGGCGATAAGTACAAGAATATGGAACATGCCTATGATGATGTTCACAAGACGATTTGCCCGCGCTTTTAAAGTTACACAAAGTAATACCATGAGGCCGGGAAGCACCATTAGAATAGCCGCTCCCAATAAGATAGGCTGTGTAAAACGCATCCCTTGAGAGTACCCTTCTGCCAGTTCCTTGACATGCCCCGGCTGATACAGAGACAATATATCGTTATAGATATATAAGAACATCAATGCTATCCAAAACAGGGCAAGCCTGATCTTTACATTTATCTTAGGGTCTATTAACATGCTGGCATTCTTTTGTGGTTTTGTTTATTTGATCTTTGAGCCAACAATTTTATTCAAACGTAAAATTGATAAAAATTCCCCGGGTACGCATGGCATTGATGTTTCCAGTCCAAGGACTGTTTGGGTCATCATCCGGAACCAACTCATCGGAAAGGGCAAAAACGCCACGGATGGAAGGTGTGAACTTAAAGTATTCGGTGTAAAAATCGATACCAAAGCCCAACTCATAGCCATAAACGTTCTTTTTCATTCTGAATTCTCCACTACTGTTATCGTCCAAACTGTCTTCTTTGCTTCCCAAATTCAGGGAAGTGTACACACCCCCAATAATGAAAGGTTTCCAATTGCCAAAACGCTTGGTGCTGGCTTTGAGGAGCAAAGGAAATCGAATATATGTGGAGCGCACCTCTCTAAGCGCATCAGCCTGATCCGTAAACCCTGGAAAGCCCAAAGTTCTTGCGGTGTAGAGCAGTCCTGGCTCAAAACGGGTATCCAAAAATTCGTTGATGCGCATTTCGCCTATCAATCCCACATTGAATCCAAAGCTTTTGTCGACCAAGACATCCCTGCCGATATCATTTTTGTATTCAAATTGAAAATCGTATTGGTTGAAACCCAGGTAATACCCCCAATTCAAGAACCTCTTGTCCTCATTCTGAAGATTGAGAATACGGTCATCGGATAACTGGGCCAAGGAAGTTGAGCATGCCAATACCAGCAAACTGAACAGAAGAAAGACGTTTTTCATTAAACTATTTTGTCGCGACATAAATGGAGGCCACTCCAAATGTCTGGGGTTTGTTCTCTATTCCTATAAACCCAGTTTTGGCCAAAATATTGTTGAAAGCCTCGCCGTGGGGGAAAACAGATGCAGATTCACTCAAATACCTGTAGGCCGAACGGTCTTTGGAGAACAATTTCCCGATTGTGGGAAGAATGTAGTTGCAATACAAACGATAACCTTGCTTAAATGGTGTTTTGGTGGGCACGGAAGTCTCCAGGACCATAAAAGTCCCCGTTGGCTTTAATACCCTATAAATTTCTGCGAGCCCTTTTTCAAGGTTCTCAAAATTCCGAACCCCAAAGCCAACCGTTACTGCATCAAAAGTGTTGTCATCAAACGGCAAATCTTCGCTGTCCCCAACCACCATTTCTATGGTATCCTGCAGGTTTTTTTCTGAAATTTTTTCTTTTCCCACTTCCAGCATGCCGGGTGAAATATCCAATCCTACAATTTTCTCGGCGCCGGTTTGGGTCATGGCAATGGCCAAGTCTCCGGTTCCCGTAGCAATGTCCAAGATGGTTTTTGGAGATTTTGCCTTGAGTAAGTTTACCATACGTTTACGCCATTTAAGGTCTATTCCAAAGGAAATGACCCTGTTGAGACCGTCATAATTCTTGGAAATGGTATCGAACATTTGGCGGACCTGTTCCTTTTTTCCAAGTTGTGATTCCTTGTAAGGCGTAACTTTTTTTGACATCTATTGAATTTGGTGGCAAATATACAATTTAGCAATATGGCAGGTGTACAAAAATATTTGTGTAATTTTGCCCAGCAATGGGGGAATCTTTCCGTATGTTGTTAAAAATATGTCATTTAGACCACGGTCACTATTCTTTTTATCATTTGTAGCGCACAAATTGAATTTATTCAAGAACACATCTTATTTTAATCGATGAAGATTATAATTGCAGGAGCTGGTGAGGTAGGCTTTCATTTGGCAAAACTATTGTCTTATGAAGCACAGGATATTACATTGATCGATACGGACAAAGAGAGTTTGGCCTATGCGGATACACATTTGGACATTAGGGTACTTCGGGGAGATGCCACTTCCATACAAGTGTTGCGGGATGCCCGAGTGGAATCCTCGGAATTGGTTATTGGCGTAACGGCATCTGAAACTACAAACCTTACCCTTTGTTTTTTGGCAAAACAGTTGGGATGTAAGCGAACTATAGCCCGAATTTCCAACACGGAGTTTATGGACAACCGGGAATCCATACGGTTTGAGGATTTAGGTGTTGATGAACTAATTTCCCCTGAACGATTGGCTGCCATGGAAATCCAGTTGATGCTCAACCAGTCCGCATTTAACGATACGTATGAGTTTGAAGGCGGACTATTGACCATGTTTGGGGTCATTCTTCCCAGAACGGCCCCGTTTGTGGGCAAAATGGTAAAAGAAGCCGCACAGATTTTTCCTGAACTGCATTTTATGCCCATTGCCCTACAGCGGATGGGAACACAATACACGTTGATTCCCAGGGGGGACACCGTTTTCAAAGAAGGAGACCAAGTATACTTCATCACTTCAGATAAGGGAGTGGAAGAACTGTACAAACTCACAGGCATGCAAAAGCAGGATATCAAGAATGTGATGGTTCTGGGCGGAAGTAAAGTAGGGTTTAAAACGGCCAGGGACCTTTGCAATAAACGGTTCAATGTAAAACTTATTGAAAAAAATAAGGAAAAGGCATTTGATATTGCCGATGAACTTCCCCATGCCTTGGTCATTAATGGAGATGGGCGAAACGTGGAACTGCTGGAAGAAGAGAATCTGGAATCCATGGATGCCTTTATTGCCGTTACAGGAAATTCAGAGACCAACATTATGTCTTGTTTGGTGGCAAAGTCCAAAAAGATAAAAAAGACCATCGCTTTGGTGGAGAACATGGACTACTTTCAGCTGTCGCATTCCATTGGGGTGGATACGCTCATCAATAAAAAACTACTAGCGGCAAACAGTATCTTTAGATATATCCGAAAAGGGGAGGTGTTGGCCTTGACCCGATTGAACAACCTCAATGCAGAGATCTTGGAATTTGAGGTGAAGGCATCCTCGTTGGTAAATGGCGAATTGATCAGGGAGTTGAATTTTCCTAGGGAGGCCAGCATTGGCGGGGTCATCAGAAATGGAGAGGGAATCATTGCTCTAGGGGACTTTAGGATTGCTGAAGGCGACAAAGTAGTGGTCTGTTGCTTGCCCAAAGCTATCCCAAGGATAGAAAAGTTGTTCCTGTAATGAAACTCAATACACGAATCATCATCCATATTTTGGGACTGTTGCTCTTGTGCAATGGCTCTTTTATGCTTTTGGCCGCATTTGCCAGTGGCATTTACAAGGATGGTGCAACCTTGGATATTACACTTGCTGCCATTGTAACCATGCTTTTTGGGATGATGGCCATGTTCTACACACGTGGGCACAAAAAAGAAGTAAAACGACGGGAAGGTTATATTGTAGTGACTTTTGGGTGGATTGTGATGTCCATTTCAGGAATGTTGCCCTACTTGTTTTCAGGGACCATTCCTTCTATTACCGATGCATTTTTCGAGACTATTTCCGGATATACCACAACGGGAGCTTCCATTTTAAACGATATTGAATCGCTTCCAGAAGGCATTTTGCTCTGGAGGAGCCTTACCCATTGGATCGGGGGAATGGGTATCATTGTACTGGCCATAGCCATATTGCCATTGTTGGGTATTGGGGGGATGCAGTTGTTTGCTGCTGAAGCTCCAGGCCCTGGCGGGGATAAATTGCACCCAAGGATTACAGACACTGCAAAACGGTTGTGGTTGATTTACTTTGGATATACGGTGGCAGAGACTGTTTTGCTAAAAGTGGCCGGAATGACTTTTTTTGATGCCATCAACCACTCCTTGGCCACAATGTCAACCGGAGGTTTTTCCACAAAAAATGCCAGTTTGGCCTATTGGAACGATCAACCTATGATCCAATACATCACCATCCTTTTTATGTTCTTGGCGGGAAGCAATTTCGTACTCAGCTATTTTGCCTTTACCAAAAGGGTGCAACGCATTTTAAAAGATGAAGAGTTCAAGTACTATTTCGGTTTTGTGGTCATTTTTTCCGCATTGGTTGCCTTAGCGATATTTTATAAGGCCAATGTGGGAGTGTCAGAATTTCACCCGATGGTCTGGGGAGAAGCGGAAAGTGCCTTTAGGCATGCCCTTTTTCAAGTGGTGGCCGTGATCACCACAACAGGTTTTGTAACGGCGGATTTTACCTCGTGGACACCTTTTTTGACCGTGTTTTTCTTTGGGTTGATGTTTTTAGGGGGGTCTGCTGGCTCAACTGCGGGAGGAATTAAAGTGATGCGGCATTTGATCATCATCAAAAATGGTATTTTGGAATTTAAGCGAACCCTGCACCCGAATGCCGTTATTCCCGTTCGATATA
Encoded here:
- a CDS encoding polyribonucleotide nucleotidyltransferase, encoding MIPKTFKEVIDLGDGREISIETGKLAKQAHGSVVVQSGKCMLLCTVVSNYQASDVDFLPLTVDYREKFAAAGRYPGGFFKREARPSDGEVLTMRLVDRVLRPLFPKDYHAETQVMIQLMSHDDEVMPDAMAGLAASAAIQLSDLPFECPISEVRVGRVDGQLIINPTRAQLEESDIDMVIGASADSVMMVEGEMSEISEEEMVEAIKFAHEAIKVQCAAQVKLAEAFGKKETREYELETEDEDLQKKIHDMAYDKVYEVAKAGSSKKERSEAFAAIKEEIKESFSEEELEEIGGLVSKYYHKAEKEAVRNLTLEEGLRLDGRKTNEIRPIWCEVDYLPSVHGSAIFTRGETQALATVTLGTSREANQIDMPSFEGEETFYLHYNFPPFSTGEARPIRGTSRREVGHGNLAQRALKGMIPEDCPYTVRVVSEVLESNGSSSMATVCSGTMALMDAGVQLKKPVSGIAMGLITDTETGKYAVLSDILGDEDHLGDMDFKVTGTADGITACQMDIKVKGLSYEILVKALMQANEGRMHILKELTDTIAEPRPEVKSYAPKIVTKIIPGEYIGALIGKGGEVIQELQKTTKTTIVINEDPDTEEGIVEILGTDQDGINAVLAKIDSLMFKPEVGSVYEVKVIKILDFGAVVEYVDAPGNEVLLHVSELAWERTENVTDVVNMGDVIDVKYFGIDPKTRKEKVSRKALLPKPEGYQERSRSNDRGGDRRGGGDRRGGNRDRDRKPRRD
- the rpsO gene encoding 30S ribosomal protein S15, with the translated sequence MYLTKEVKAEIFKKHGGSESNTGSTEGQIALFTHRINHLTEHLKRNHKDYNTERSLVALVGKRRSLLDYLKKKDIEKYRSLIKELNIRK
- the accD gene encoding acetyl-CoA carboxylase, carboxyltransferase subunit beta, which translates into the protein MSSWFKRKEKGIQTATEEKKDTPKGLWYKSPTGKIVESEDLAKNFYVSPEDDYHVRIGSKEYFEILFDDNKFKELDENMTSKDPLKFVDTKKYSERLKTVQQKTGLKDAVRTAVGKSMGKDIVIACMDFNFIGGSMGSVVGEKISRAIDVAKKKKIPFLMISKSGGARMMEAALSLMQLAKTSAKLAQLAEAKIPYISLCTDPTTGGTTASYAMLGDINIAEPGALIGFAGPRIVKDTVGKDLPEGFQTSEFLKEHGFLDFIVHRRDLKKKVNLYIDLITNQPIRN
- the fbaA gene encoding class II fructose-bisphosphate aldolase; the protein is MSHNIKPGVATGDEVQAIFKHAKENGYALPAVNVVGSNTTNAVMETAASLNSPVIIQFSNGGAQFNAGKGLSNENQKAAILGAVAGAKHVHQLAEAYGATVILHTDHCAKKLLPWIDGLLDASEAHFKATGKPLFSSHMIDLSEEPIEENIEICKGYLERMSKMGMTLEIELGVTGGEEDGVDNTDIDDSKLYTQPEEVAYAYEELSKISHRFTVAAAFGNVHGVYKPGNVKLTPKILKNSQEFVSEKYGVGYNHIDFVFHGGSGSTLEEIREAIGYGVIKMNIDTDLQYAFLEGVRDYIQGKADYLQAQIGNPDGDDQPNKKFYDPRVWLREGEKTFVARLKKAFEDLNNVNTL
- a CDS encoding BamA/TamA family outer membrane protein → MKGSLRLLCNWAKIGLLLLILTTAGCNTLKKVGEDELLLTKNNIRVDGEKVTDSEIKGLISQKPNSSVLGYPLRLNLYNLAKENPDSSFQNWLYRKEKREKRLNNLLSKKQVNRLQESFMVKGYSEFLKRIGEPPVVIDTSLTNKSVNRLEAYYNSKGYFNNSASYTIVDGKRKKRAELDYEVTLGKPFIIDTVQKNISSPELDSIYTISSRSSFVKKGEQFDLDNFTLERERLTNLFRNSGVYNFQESSINYDILRDTTLVSDDQLMDVQLNIRKFRSSADSTDTTDPYRIHRLKKINIYSDYLFGDEVDSLNSVEYENYTIYYKEKLRYRPKALTDAIFFEKDSIYRDLDRIRTYRQITNLNTFKYPNIEFIPDTTQAQLISNIYLAPRPKFSLNMNFDVTHSNIQQVGTAFSTSVITRNVFGGAETLNISARGSIGLLSDASLSNETFTSELGGDVNITFPRIWFPFNTEKIIPYYMLPQSRLLAGTNFQRNIGLDKQSLNSILSYNWSPTTRLRNNLELLNVEFVRNVNPDNFYNVYRNTFSNLDDLADDFQDNPEYASYFEYSDNETDPLRLIIPEGANGFVQAVLGNEIPVSEDQLDEVNSIEERRRRLTENNLIFATNFTHTKNSKSDINDLDFYQYRIKLESAGNMLSLIANAIPYNENDDGQLLVFGVPFSQYVKTELDYIRHWQVGDSQVIAFRSFLGMAVPYGNSNNIPFVRSYFAGGSNDNRAWNAYELGPGKTNNINDFNEANLKLAFNVEYRFPIAGDVKGALFADAGNIWNVFDSEKNPDAIFTDFSSLGDLALGSGLGLRYDFTYFVFRLDVGFKTYNPAEEGSDRWFSDYNLRKAVFNIGINYPF